One part of the Microlunatus elymi genome encodes these proteins:
- a CDS encoding heat shock protein transcriptional repressor HspR: protein MSAPLPQPIDHDAPLFVISVAAQLAGMHPQTLRTYDRMGLVSPRRTRGRGRRYSPRDVARLRLIQRLSQDEGINLEGIRRILTMENEIEQLQRQVQELSDLLAASRAAPPGSRVFTADRGGDVRLGRTVQHAWTQRALPGPPR from the coding sequence ATGTCTGCGCCGCTACCTCAGCCGATCGACCATGACGCGCCGCTGTTCGTGATCTCGGTGGCGGCGCAGCTGGCCGGTATGCATCCGCAGACGTTGCGGACCTACGACCGGATGGGCCTGGTGTCGCCGCGGCGTACCCGGGGCCGTGGTCGGCGGTATTCGCCGCGCGACGTGGCTCGGTTGCGGCTGATCCAGCGGCTGAGTCAGGACGAGGGCATCAACCTTGAGGGCATTCGCCGGATCCTGACCATGGAGAACGAGATCGAGCAGTTGCAGCGGCAGGTGCAGGAGTTGTCCGACCTGCTGGCAGCCAGTCGTGCCGCACCGCCCGGTTCGCGGGTCTTCACCGCCGACCGCGGCGGCGACGTACGGCTGGGCCGTACGGTGCAACATGCCTGGACCCAGCGCGCACTGCCCGGACCTCCGCGCTGA